The following proteins are co-located in the Larus michahellis chromosome 9, bLarMic1.1, whole genome shotgun sequence genome:
- the SASH3 gene encoding SAM and SH3 domain-containing protein 3 isoform X3, producing MLRRKPSNAGEKEPGHRKLSLQRSSSFKDFAKSKVSSPAPSEKEFNLEENIPEDESSSAGPDDAARSSGMKLGKKWRAVISRTMNRKMGRMAVKALAEGKQGDVEEEGPLCPPSPASSTEEPSHEKVPLSYVEMEEDGHPSLSRQLSSGSEVSSPSPGGSQRESLRLEESGPAYTGPFCGRARVHTDFTPSPYDKDSLKLRKGDIIGIIEKPPVGTWTGLLNNRVGSFKFIYVDVIPEETAPARKSRGPSKSKRPKPKTLHELLERINLQEHTSTLLLNGYQTLEDFKELRETHLNELNITDPQHRAKLLTAAELLLDYDTASEPEEGDSSDAQPSPLEPKVDIPRDSGCFEGSETLDSSRDEAELGGPEGQLQALSLAESS from the exons ATGCTGCGCCGCAAGCCCTCCAACGCCGGGGAGAAAGAGCCAGGACACAGgaag ctctccctccaGCGCTCCAGCAGCTTCAAGGACTTTGCCAAGTCCAAAGTCAGCTCCCCCGCGCCGAGCGAGAAGGAGTTCAACCTGGAGGAGAAC ATCCCCGAGGATGAGTCCAGCAGCGCCGGCCCCGACGATGCCGCACGGAGCAGCGGGATGAAGCTGGGCAAGAAGTGGCGGGCCGTCATCTCCCGCACCATGAACCGCaagatgggcaggatggccgtgAAAGCCCTGGCCGAAGGGAAG CAGGGAGACGTGGAGGAGGagggccccctgtgccccccgtccccagccagcagcacggAGGAGCCGAGCCACGAAAAGGTGCCCCTGTCCTACGTGGAGATGGAGGAAGACGGGCACCCATCCCTCAGCCGCCAGCTGTCCAGCG GCAGCGAGGtttccagccccagccccgggggcagccAGCGGGAGAGCCTGCGGCTGGAGGAGAGCGGCCCAGCCTACACCGGCCCCTTCTGCGGCCGGGCCCGCGTCCACACCGACTTCACACCCAGCCCCTACGACAAGGACTCGCTGAAGCTGCGG AAAGGGGACATCATCGGCATCATCGAGAAGCCGCCCGTGGGCACCTGGACCGGGCTGCTCAACAACAGGGTGGGCTCCTTCAAGTTCATCTACGTGGATGTCATCCCCGAGGAGACGGCCCCCGcccgcaagagccgcggccccagCAAGAGCAAGCGGCCCAAGCCCAAGACCCTCCACGAGCTGCTGGAGCGCATCAACCTGCAG GAGCACACCTCCACCCTGCTGCTCAACGGCTACCAGACCCTGGAGGACTTCAAGGAGCTGCGGGAGACCCACCTCAACGAGCTGAACATCACGGACCCCCAGCACCGCGCCAAGCTGCTCACGGCCGCCGAGCTCCTCCTGGATTACGACA CAGCGAGCGAGCCGGAGGaaggcgacagctccgacgcccagCCTTCGCCCTTGGAGCCCAAGGTGGACATTCCCCGGGACTCGGGCTGCTTCGAGGGATCGGAGACCTTAGACAGCAGCCGGGACGAGGCCGAGCTGGGGGGTCCCGAGGGGCAGCTGCAGGCGCTCTCCCTGGCAGAGTCCTCCtga
- the SASH3 gene encoding SAM and SH3 domain-containing protein 3 isoform X2, giving the protein MLRRKPSNAGEKEPGHRKLSLQRSSSFKDFAKSKVSSPAPSEKEFNLEENIPEDESSSAGPDDAARSSGMKLGKKWRAVISRTMNRKMGRMAVKALAEGKGDVEEEGPLCPPSPASSTEEPSHEKVPLSYVEMEEDGHPSLSRQLSSGSEVSSPSPGGSQRESLRLEESGPAYTGPFCGRARVHTDFTPSPYDKDSLKLRKGDIIGIIEKPPVGTWTGLLNNRVGSFKFIYVDVIPEETAPARKSRGPSKSKRPKPKTLHELLERINLQEHTSTLLLNGYQTLEDFKELRETHLNELNITDPQHRAKLLTAAELLLDYDTASEPEEGDSSDAQPSPLEPKVDIPRDSGCFEGSETLDSSRDEAELGGPEGQLQALSLAESS; this is encoded by the exons ATGCTGCGCCGCAAGCCCTCCAACGCCGGGGAGAAAGAGCCAGGACACAGgaag ctctccctccaGCGCTCCAGCAGCTTCAAGGACTTTGCCAAGTCCAAAGTCAGCTCCCCCGCGCCGAGCGAGAAGGAGTTCAACCTGGAGGAGAAC ATCCCCGAGGATGAGTCCAGCAGCGCCGGCCCCGACGATGCCGCACGGAGCAGCGGGATGAAGCTGGGCAAGAAGTGGCGGGCCGTCATCTCCCGCACCATGAACCGCaagatgggcaggatggccgtgAAAGCCCTGGCCGAAGGGAAG GGAGACGTGGAGGAGGagggccccctgtgccccccgtccccagccagcagcacggAGGAGCCGAGCCACGAAAAGGTGCCCCTGTCCTACGTGGAGATGGAGGAAGACGGGCACCCATCCCTCAGCCGCCAGCTGTCCAGCG GCAGCGAGGtttccagccccagccccgggggcagccAGCGGGAGAGCCTGCGGCTGGAGGAGAGCGGCCCAGCCTACACCGGCCCCTTCTGCGGCCGGGCCCGCGTCCACACCGACTTCACACCCAGCCCCTACGACAAGGACTCGCTGAAGCTGCGG AAAGGGGACATCATCGGCATCATCGAGAAGCCGCCCGTGGGCACCTGGACCGGGCTGCTCAACAACAGGGTGGGCTCCTTCAAGTTCATCTACGTGGATGTCATCCCCGAGGAGACGGCCCCCGcccgcaagagccgcggccccagCAAGAGCAAGCGGCCCAAGCCCAAGACCCTCCACGAGCTGCTGGAGCGCATCAACCTGCAG GAGCACACCTCCACCCTGCTGCTCAACGGCTACCAGACCCTGGAGGACTTCAAGGAGCTGCGGGAGACCCACCTCAACGAGCTGAACATCACGGACCCCCAGCACCGCGCCAAGCTGCTCACGGCCGCCGAGCTCCTCCTGGATTACGACA CAGCGAGCGAGCCGGAGGaaggcgacagctccgacgcccagCCTTCGCCCTTGGAGCCCAAGGTGGACATTCCCCGGGACTCGGGCTGCTTCGAGGGATCGGAGACCTTAGACAGCAGCCGGGACGAGGCCGAGCTGGGGGGTCCCGAGGGGCAGCTGCAGGCGCTCTCCCTGGCAGAGTCCTCCtga
- the SASH3 gene encoding SAM and SH3 domain-containing protein 3 isoform X1: MLRRKPSNAGEKEPGHRKLSLQRSSSFKDFAKSKVSSPAPSEKEFNLEENIPEDESSSAGPDDAARSSGMKLGKKWRAVISRTMNRKMGRMAVKALAEGKQGDVEEEGPLCPPSPASSTEEPSHEKVPLSYVEMEEDGHPSLSRQLSSGSEVSSPSPGGSQRESLRLEESGPAYTGPFCGRARVHTDFTPSPYDKDSLKLRKGDIIGIIEKPPVGTWTGLLNNRVGSFKFIYVDVIPEETAPARKSRGPSKSKRPKPKTLHELLERINLQEHTSTLLLNGYQTLEDFKELRETHLNELNITDPQHRAKLLTAAELLLDYDTSEPEEGDSSDAQPSPLEPKVDIPRDSGCFEGSETLDSSRDEAELGGPEGQLQALSLAESS; this comes from the exons ATGCTGCGCCGCAAGCCCTCCAACGCCGGGGAGAAAGAGCCAGGACACAGgaag ctctccctccaGCGCTCCAGCAGCTTCAAGGACTTTGCCAAGTCCAAAGTCAGCTCCCCCGCGCCGAGCGAGAAGGAGTTCAACCTGGAGGAGAAC ATCCCCGAGGATGAGTCCAGCAGCGCCGGCCCCGACGATGCCGCACGGAGCAGCGGGATGAAGCTGGGCAAGAAGTGGCGGGCCGTCATCTCCCGCACCATGAACCGCaagatgggcaggatggccgtgAAAGCCCTGGCCGAAGGGAAG CAGGGAGACGTGGAGGAGGagggccccctgtgccccccgtccccagccagcagcacggAGGAGCCGAGCCACGAAAAGGTGCCCCTGTCCTACGTGGAGATGGAGGAAGACGGGCACCCATCCCTCAGCCGCCAGCTGTCCAGCG GCAGCGAGGtttccagccccagccccgggggcagccAGCGGGAGAGCCTGCGGCTGGAGGAGAGCGGCCCAGCCTACACCGGCCCCTTCTGCGGCCGGGCCCGCGTCCACACCGACTTCACACCCAGCCCCTACGACAAGGACTCGCTGAAGCTGCGG AAAGGGGACATCATCGGCATCATCGAGAAGCCGCCCGTGGGCACCTGGACCGGGCTGCTCAACAACAGGGTGGGCTCCTTCAAGTTCATCTACGTGGATGTCATCCCCGAGGAGACGGCCCCCGcccgcaagagccgcggccccagCAAGAGCAAGCGGCCCAAGCCCAAGACCCTCCACGAGCTGCTGGAGCGCATCAACCTGCAG GAGCACACCTCCACCCTGCTGCTCAACGGCTACCAGACCCTGGAGGACTTCAAGGAGCTGCGGGAGACCCACCTCAACGAGCTGAACATCACGGACCCCCAGCACCGCGCCAAGCTGCTCACGGCCGCCGAGCTCCTCCTGGATTACGACA CGAGCGAGCCGGAGGaaggcgacagctccgacgcccagCCTTCGCCCTTGGAGCCCAAGGTGGACATTCCCCGGGACTCGGGCTGCTTCGAGGGATCGGAGACCTTAGACAGCAGCCGGGACGAGGCCGAGCTGGGGGGTCCCGAGGGGCAGCTGCAGGCGCTCTCCCTGGCAGAGTCCTCCtga
- the XPNPEP2 gene encoding xaa-Pro aminopeptidase 2, with product MSPPLPVLPGTPRAAMRPTQWVAAWVLLLHGCAAGQLPQAASARTDVRDCSTDPPYLPPTATNTTARLAALRDTMRAHGVHAYIVPSTDAHMSEYIAERDARLGWLTGFTGSAGTGVVTQDKAALWTDSRYWTQAERQLDCNWELQRTTWIESIGLWILEAVPVGGNISLDPFLFSIDTWNSYSQALHGSGRTLVPIETNLVDQVWGDERPSSPSSTIYSLPEAFTGSSWQEKVAGIRQQMEQHVRRPTAVLLSGLEETAWLFNLRGDDIPYNPVFYSYALLTNTNISLFVDKRRLSAAAQESLRADCPGPLCVELQEYGQARAHLHRYAQGNVTIWLGTEYTTYGLYGVIPQEKLLEDSYSPVMMAKAVKNAKEQELLRAAHLRDAVAVIQYLLWLEKMVPQGQVDEFSGAQHIDMLRRAQEHSRGPSFQSISASGLNAALAHYSPSNGSSRNLSVDEMYLSDTGGQYLDGTTDITRTVHWGVPTPLQKEAYTRVLMGNIDLSRLVFPPNTAGRTVESFARRALWDIGLNYGHGTGHGIGNFLSVHEWPVGFQSNNVPLAAGMFTSIEPGYYRDGEFGIRIEDVALVVEAQTKHQSKEKPFLTFEVVSLVPYDRNLIDLSLLSPEQIRYLNTYYETIRARVGPELQRQRLEEEYRWLQRNTEPFPLGSAATATAATATLGTLALASLLSALLAGLQA from the exons ATGTCCCCTCCGCTCCCCGTCCTGCCGGGCACCCCCAGGGCAGCCATGCGCCCTACGCAGTGGGTCGcagcctgggtgctgctgctccacG gctgtGCCGCAGGCCAGCTGCCACAGGCTGCCTCCGCCAGGACCGATGTCCGGGACTGCTCCACGGACCCGCCG TACCTGCCCCCTACGGCCACCAACACAACAGCGAGGCTTGCCGCTCTGCGGGACACCATGCGAGCCCACGGCGTCCATGCCTACATCGTGCCCTCCACGGATGCCCACATG AGCGAGTACATCGCCGAGCGGGATGCCCGGCTGGGCTGGCTGACCGGCTTCACCGGCTCTGCAG GCACCGGCGTGGTGACGCAGGACAAGGCTGCCCTGTGGACCGACAGCCGCTACTGGACCCAGGCAGAGCGGCAGCTGGACTGCAACTGGGAGCTGCAGAGGACAA CCTGGATCGAGTCCATCGGGCTGTGGATCCTGGAGGCGGTTCCCGTGGGGGGGAACATCAGCTTGGaccccttcctcttctccatcG ACACCTGGAACAGCTACAGCCAGGCTCTGCACGGCTCTGGCAGGACCCTGGTCCCCATCGAGACCAACCTTGTGGATCAAGTGTGGGGTGACGAGAGACCCTCTTCACCCTCCAGCACGATCTACAGCCTCCCGGAGGCATTCACGG ggagcagctggcaggagaaggTGGCTGGGATCCGGCAGCAGATGGAGCAGCACGTCCGACGCCCCACAGCCgtgctgctgtcagggctggAGGAGACGGCCT GGCTCTTCAACCTCCGCGGAGACGACATCCCCTACAACCCCGTCTTCTACTCCTACGCCCTGCTGACCAACACCAACATAAG CCTCTTCGTGGACAAGAGGCGGCTGTCGGCGGCGGCGCAGGAGTCCCTGCGGGCAGACTGCCCGGGGCCGCTGTGCGTGGAGCTGCAGGAGTATGGGCAGGCGCGCGCCCACCTCCACCGCTACGCCCAGGGCAATGTCACCATCTGGCTGGGCACCGAGTACACCACCTACGGCCTCTACGGCGTCATCCCCCAG gagaagctgctggaggACAGCTACTCCCCCGTCATGATGGCCAAGGCTGTGAAAAACGccaaggagcaggagctgctgcgaGCCGCTCAC CTCCGGGACGCCGTGGCTGTCATCCAGTACCTGCTGTGGCTGGAGAAGATGGTCCCGCAGGGGCAGGTGGACGAGTTTTCAGGGGCACAGCACATCGACATGCTCCGCCG gGCCCAGGAGCACAGCCGCGGGCCCAGCTTCCAGTCCATCTCCGCCAGCGGGCTCAACGCGGCGCTGGCCCACTACAG CCCCTCCAACGGGAGCAGTCGGAACCTGTCTGTGGATGAGATGTATCTCTCGGACACCGGAGGGCAATATCT GGACGGGACGACAGACATCACGCGGACGGTGCACTGGGGTGTGCCCACCCCACTGCAGAAG GAAGCCTACACCCGTGTGCTGATGGGCAACATCGACCTGTCCCGCCTCGTCTTCCCGCCCAACACGGCAG GGAGAACAGTGGAGTCCTTCGCCCGCCGGGCGCTCTGGGACATTGGACTCAACTACGGCCACGGGACCGGCCACGGCATCGGCAACTTCCTCTCGGTCCACGAAT GGCCCGTGGGCTTCCAGTCCAACAACGTGCCACTGGCGGCCGGCATGTTCACCTCCATCG AGCCTGGGTACTACCGTGATGGCGAGTTCGGGATCCGCATTGAGGACGTTGCCCTCGTGGTGGAGGCGCAGACCAAG CACCAGAGCAAGGAGAAGCCCTTCCTGACCTTCGAGGTGGTGTCCCTGGTGCCCTACGACCGCAACCTCATCGACCTCAGCCTCCTGTCACCGGAGCAG ATCCGGTACCTGAACACCTACTACGAGACCATCCGGGCGCGCGTGGGGCCGGAGCTGCAGCGGCAGCGGCTGGAGGAGGAGTACCGCTGGCTGCAGAGGAACACCGAGCCCTTCCCGCTGGGCAgtgccgccaccgccaccgccgccacgGCCACCCTGGGCACGCTGGCCCTCGCCTCCCTCCTCTCGGCTCTGCTCGCCGGGCTGCAGGCCTGA